One window from the genome of Microscilla marina ATCC 23134 encodes:
- a CDS encoding TIGR02117 family protein encodes MKALLKKILRFYWRGTLFLVAFVVLYLVGAVVGALITMGTHKPQKLSKNAGTDIIIYITSNGLHTDIVLPAQHAVKNWQKHLPPTTRKKYAPYPYISFGWGDKDFFLKSTHTNTPNFITTLKATFVPSQSLMHLSFYQTINASSPNVYPLVVSSTQYRALVHYILKSFELTPEQKFLWVAKGYGNHDLFFQAKGRYHLFNTCNNWTNRGLKKMGISTGIWTPFEQGVLYNLK; translated from the coding sequence ATGAAAGCATTGTTAAAAAAAATCTTAAGGTTTTATTGGCGGGGCACTTTGTTTTTGGTTGCTTTTGTAGTGTTATACCTGGTAGGTGCAGTAGTGGGAGCCCTCATTACTATGGGCACTCACAAGCCCCAAAAGCTAAGTAAAAATGCAGGTACTGACATCATCATTTATATTACAAGCAACGGTTTGCATACCGACATAGTGTTACCCGCCCAACATGCGGTTAAAAACTGGCAAAAACACCTACCCCCTACCACCCGCAAAAAATACGCACCATACCCTTATATTAGTTTTGGTTGGGGCGACAAAGACTTTTTCTTGAAGTCAACCCACACCAATACTCCCAACTTCATTACAACCCTCAAAGCCACCTTCGTACCTTCCCAAAGCCTGATGCATTTGTCTTTCTATCAAACGATTAATGCCAGTTCGCCCAACGTATACCCGTTGGTTGTATCCTCTACTCAATACCGGGCATTAGTTCATTATATACTCAAATCGTTTGAACTCACTCCAGAGCAAAAATTTCTTTGGGTAGCCAAAGGCTATGGCAACCACGACTTATTCTTTCAGGCAAAAGGGCGTTATCATTTATTTAATACTTGCAACAACTGGACAAACCGAGGGCTAAAAAAAATGGGCATCAGCACGGGTATTTGGACTCCATTTGAGCAAGGAGTATTGTACAATTTAAAATAA
- a CDS encoding MmcQ/YjbR family DNA-binding protein, with amino-acid sequence MNIEEFREFCIALKGVTEELPFDEDTLVFKVMGKMFALTGMETFAGVNVKCEPEKAIELREQYNAVKPGYHMSKKHWNTIEVNSDMPDNEIRQWIQHSYDLVVSKLPKKVKEELSKTTKIT; translated from the coding sequence ATGAACATAGAAGAATTTAGAGAGTTTTGTATTGCCCTGAAAGGAGTAACCGAAGAGCTACCTTTTGATGAAGACACCCTAGTGTTTAAAGTAATGGGTAAAATGTTTGCCCTTACAGGAATGGAGACATTTGCTGGGGTAAATGTAAAATGTGAACCCGAAAAAGCCATAGAGTTGCGCGAACAATACAATGCAGTAAAGCCTGGCTATCATATGAGCAAAAAACACTGGAACACAATTGAAGTAAACAGCGACATGCCCGACAACGAAATTCGCCAATGGATACAACACTCCTATGACCTGGTGGTGTCAAAACTACCCAAAAAAGTGAAAGAAGAGCTTAGTAAAACTACAAAAATAACCTAA
- a CDS encoding zinc-dependent metalloprotease, which yields MYKKLLLLPICICLSFGLWAQVQIGTPTIEQRTIGMKKLEGYFPLYWDKDNGGLWLEIDKLDQEILYVQSLAGGVGSNDIGLDRGQLGKSRIVKFQRVGNKVLMVQPNYKYRANTKNKAEKQAVELAFAQSVLWGFQVAAVEGDKVLVEATRFFLRDAHGVVNRLKSKKQGHYRLDNTRSAFYLPRTKNFPKNTEVEATLTFTGNAQGKHIRSVAPTPGAVTVRQHYSLVALPDNKYKPRQFDPRAGFSRLSYVDYASSLNDRIVKNMIPRHRLKKKNPQAKISEPIKPIVYYIDPGVPEPIRSAMLEGGRWWNQAFEAAGYKNAFQVKVLPAGADPMDIRYNVVNWVHRSTRGWSYGATVTDPRTGEIMKGHVTLGSLRLRQDYLIAEGLLAPYANGTKVPEDMQKIALARLRQLVAHEIGHTLGLSHNFASSVNKRASVMDYPHPLVKLKGNGAIGWADVYDTNIGNWDKVAIKYGYSEFLPNTDEKKALNKILNDAIKQGLYYISDADARPMGGAHPLAHLWDNGTNAADELDRIMKVRAKALAKFSEKNIRMGEPMSHLEDVLVPVYLLHRYQVEAASKVVGGLYYTYALRGDQQQVTRIVPAKEQQKALKALLATLEPKALVLPEKTLKIIPPKAYGYSRNHENFRARTGVAFDPLAAAETAASITLKMLLHHERAARLVQYHARNTKNPGLQQVITQLIEATVKSNIKQGYPGEVQKVVNNTVLYQLMQLANHPKAATQVKAIATYELQGMKEWFKNKQTSVKDRATKAHYFFAASEIEKFQKGIIKHKFTAPSMPPAGSPIGGGFHPRNACGFKK from the coding sequence ATGTATAAAAAATTATTACTTCTGCCCATTTGTATCTGCTTATCTTTTGGGTTGTGGGCGCAAGTACAAATAGGCACTCCTACCATTGAACAAAGAACCATTGGAATGAAAAAACTTGAGGGTTATTTTCCTTTGTATTGGGACAAAGACAACGGCGGGTTATGGCTGGAAATAGATAAGCTTGACCAGGAAATCTTATATGTTCAATCACTTGCTGGTGGGGTGGGTTCTAACGACATTGGACTAGACCGAGGGCAGTTGGGGAAGAGCCGTATTGTAAAATTTCAGCGAGTGGGTAATAAGGTTTTGATGGTTCAACCTAACTATAAGTATAGAGCCAACACTAAAAATAAAGCCGAAAAACAAGCCGTGGAGTTGGCTTTTGCTCAGTCGGTTTTATGGGGTTTTCAGGTAGCAGCAGTTGAGGGTGATAAGGTGTTGGTAGAGGCTACTCGTTTCTTTCTGAGAGATGCTCATGGGGTGGTCAACCGTCTAAAATCAAAAAAGCAAGGGCATTATCGGTTGGACAATACCCGTTCTGCGTTTTATTTGCCCCGTACCAAAAATTTTCCTAAAAATACTGAGGTAGAAGCAACCCTTACCTTTACCGGAAACGCGCAAGGCAAACATATACGTAGTGTGGCTCCTACGCCCGGTGCAGTTACGGTGCGCCAGCATTACTCTTTGGTAGCGTTGCCAGACAATAAGTACAAACCTCGACAGTTTGACCCAAGGGCTGGTTTTAGTCGCTTGTCGTATGTAGACTATGCCAGCTCACTCAACGATCGCATTGTAAAAAACATGATACCACGCCATCGGCTTAAAAAGAAAAATCCTCAGGCTAAAATAAGCGAGCCGATAAAGCCTATTGTATACTACATTGACCCTGGCGTGCCTGAACCTATCAGATCGGCTATGTTGGAAGGGGGGCGTTGGTGGAACCAGGCGTTTGAGGCAGCCGGATATAAAAACGCGTTTCAGGTAAAAGTTCTCCCCGCAGGTGCCGACCCTATGGATATACGCTATAATGTAGTAAATTGGGTACACCGTTCTACGCGTGGTTGGTCTTATGGTGCTACAGTAACTGACCCTCGTACCGGGGAAATTATGAAAGGACATGTGACATTGGGCTCGCTTAGGCTTCGCCAAGATTACCTGATTGCTGAGGGCTTGTTGGCGCCCTATGCCAATGGTACTAAAGTACCCGAAGACATGCAAAAAATAGCATTGGCTCGCTTACGCCAATTAGTTGCCCACGAAATAGGGCACACCCTTGGTTTGTCGCATAACTTTGCGTCTAGTGTAAACAAAAGGGCTTCGGTAATGGATTACCCTCACCCATTGGTCAAGTTAAAGGGCAATGGGGCTATAGGCTGGGCTGATGTGTATGATACCAATATAGGTAATTGGGACAAGGTAGCGATTAAGTATGGTTATAGTGAGTTTCTTCCGAATACGGATGAAAAAAAGGCTTTGAACAAAATATTGAATGATGCAATAAAGCAAGGGTTGTATTATATCTCTGATGCCGATGCGCGCCCGATGGGTGGAGCACACCCTTTGGCACACCTGTGGGACAATGGTACCAATGCTGCTGACGAACTCGACCGAATAATGAAGGTACGTGCCAAAGCACTGGCGAAGTTCTCAGAGAAAAATATTAGAATGGGTGAGCCTATGTCTCACTTGGAAGATGTATTGGTACCAGTATATTTGTTGCACCGTTACCAGGTAGAAGCCGCGTCGAAAGTGGTGGGAGGCTTGTATTATACTTATGCTTTGCGAGGTGACCAACAGCAAGTAACCCGCATAGTTCCGGCAAAAGAACAACAAAAGGCACTTAAGGCACTGTTGGCAACTCTAGAGCCCAAGGCTTTGGTGTTGCCCGAAAAAACGCTTAAGATAATTCCACCAAAAGCTTATGGGTATTCTCGTAATCACGAAAACTTTAGAGCACGTACCGGGGTAGCCTTCGATCCTTTGGCCGCCGCCGAAACAGCTGCCAGCATTACCCTTAAGATGTTGTTGCACCATGAAAGAGCTGCACGTTTGGTACAATACCATGCCCGAAATACTAAAAACCCTGGTTTACAGCAAGTAATTACTCAGTTGATAGAGGCTACCGTAAAAAGTAATATCAAGCAAGGCTACCCTGGTGAAGTGCAAAAAGTAGTAAATAATACAGTGCTTTATCAACTTATGCAACTTGCCAACCACCCTAAGGCAGCTACTCAGGTGAAAGCCATTGCTACTTATGAATTACAGGGAATGAAAGAGTGGTTCAAAAACAAGCAAACATCTGTAAAAGACAGAGCCACTAAAGCACACTACTTTTTTGCTGCATCAGAGATTGAAAAGTTTCAGAAAGGCATCATTAAACACAAATTTACTGCGCCTTCTATGCCTCCGGCAGGTTCGCCTATAGGCGGAGGCTTTCATCCCAGAAATGCCTGTGGGTTTAAAAAATAG
- a CDS encoding SecDF P1 head subdomain-containing protein — MKKLIWMLGFTLLVVQLSYGQNDQASLSGIFQTAAQGGVKLPFYNNPDRSLRIDKSVAITFADFKKMTTKSTPQGKTLSIKLNKAGKAKLIQMTQKNLQKPLVIVFEGEILSAPLVQETITSGNLQITGIDKKTVHKLIKSYKKDK; from the coding sequence ATGAAAAAACTGATATGGATGTTAGGGTTTACTCTGTTGGTTGTCCAGCTAAGCTATGGACAAAACGATCAGGCAAGTCTTAGTGGTATTTTTCAAACTGCGGCTCAAGGAGGGGTAAAGCTCCCTTTTTACAATAACCCAGATAGATCGTTGAGGATAGATAAATCTGTAGCCATTACTTTTGCAGATTTCAAAAAAATGACTACTAAGTCTACACCTCAGGGCAAAACTTTATCTATTAAGTTAAATAAAGCGGGGAAAGCAAAGCTTATTCAAATGACCCAAAAGAACCTGCAAAAACCCTTGGTGATTGTTTTTGAGGGCGAAATTTTATCGGCACCGTTGGTGCAGGAAACCATTACGAGTGGTAATTTACAGATAACGGGCATAGATAAAAAAACTGTCCATAAGCTTATCAAATCTTATAAAAAAGATAAATAG